In the Candidatus Dependentiae bacterium genome, one interval contains:
- a CDS encoding Maf family protein gives MNKDILYLASGSMPRKKLLEEAKIDFKILDHFANELEINFSDHFDSYVLDIAKAKMKDAVLPKVEEGQAIFVLTADTLVYTKDSKEILGKPKDIQDAKRMLKIVSTQSVDVVTGCCLEKKILKNRQWQKVDHSYWVTKSQVEFKVEEVDFEQYFKNLPQALSSASGGIIENYGQRFCKTINGSYSNIMGLPIFELVQELKKMNFKL, from the coding sequence ATGAATAAAGACATTTTATATTTAGCATCAGGTTCGATGCCTCGTAAAAAATTACTTGAAGAAGCAAAAATAGATTTCAAAATTTTAGATCATTTTGCCAATGAATTGGAAATTAATTTTTCAGATCATTTTGATTCTTATGTTTTAGATATTGCAAAAGCAAAAATGAAAGATGCCGTATTGCCAAAAGTAGAAGAGGGACAAGCAATTTTTGTTCTTACTGCAGATACTCTTGTTTATACAAAAGATTCTAAAGAAATTTTAGGAAAACCCAAAGATATTCAAGATGCTAAAAGAATGCTAAAAATTGTAAGTACTCAATCTGTTGATGTGGTTACCGGATGTTGCCTTGAAAAGAAAATATTAAAAAATAGGCAGTGGCAAAAGGTTGATCATAGTTATTGGGTAACTAAATCACAAGTTGAATTTAAGGTTGAAGAGGTTGATTTTGAACAATATTTTAAAAATTTACCTCAAGCACTAAGCTCTGCCAGTGGCGGAATAATAGAAAATTATGGACAGCGTTTTTGCAAGACGATTAATGGTTCATATTCCAATATAATGGGATTGCCAATATTTGAACTTGTTCAAGAGCTTAAAAAGATGAATTTTAAGCTTTAA
- the dprA gene encoding DNA-processing protein DprA: MNKNNMVLLHLSLINGIGPALVLKFIKNLFDDFVKKQRHPGIHDLEFDLFQVYNLRQSDFINIYGFTQKQAGIIYSGLRDKEPFDKELDLINKYQINLLTFLDAEYPEILKSIYLPPIVLYTKGEKLSSYDKKLSIVGARKSTNYSEQVLDLIVPEIVKNNISIVSGGALGVDTFAHKKAIESGGKTIVILGSGLLKPYPKENIKFFKKISNGYGTLVSPFKLNSEPDRGNFPARNRIIAGMSFGCLVVEAAQKSGALITAQFALDEGRSVFAIPGDIFSPMSLGTNNLIKQGAKLVLNTNDILEEYGINVISEEKKISVKANISTAKSEEFKDSFLENFTYATSIDDLSAKLNLDIFTLQEKLFDLELEGKVKQNLAGYWEKL, encoded by the coding sequence GTGAATAAAAACAACATGGTATTGCTGCATTTGTCATTAATTAATGGCATAGGTCCGGCATTAGTTTTAAAGTTTATAAAAAATTTATTTGATGACTTTGTAAAAAAGCAAAGACATCCCGGAATTCATGATTTAGAATTTGATTTATTTCAAGTTTATAATTTAAGACAATCGGATTTTATAAATATTTATGGCTTTACGCAAAAACAGGCAGGAATAATTTATTCCGGATTGCGTGATAAAGAGCCATTTGATAAAGAACTTGACCTGATTAATAAATATCAAATTAATTTATTAACATTTTTAGATGCCGAATATCCTGAAATTCTAAAGTCTATCTATTTACCGCCAATAGTTCTTTATACAAAAGGTGAAAAATTAAGCAGTTATGATAAAAAATTATCTATTGTTGGAGCTAGAAAATCTACTAATTATTCAGAGCAAGTGTTAGATTTAATCGTTCCTGAAATTGTCAAAAACAATATATCAATAGTTAGTGGCGGGGCATTGGGCGTTGACACATTTGCACATAAAAAAGCAATTGAGTCGGGCGGTAAGACTATTGTTATACTTGGTTCCGGACTGTTAAAACCATATCCGAAAGAAAATATTAAATTTTTTAAAAAAATTTCCAATGGTTATGGAACTTTGGTTTCTCCGTTTAAGCTAAATTCAGAACCTGATCGTGGTAATTTTCCGGCAAGAAATAGAATTATAGCAGGAATGTCTTTCGGATGTTTGGTTGTTGAAGCTGCTCAAAAAAGTGGCGCATTGATCACGGCTCAATTTGCTCTTGATGAAGGTCGATCTGTTTTCGCGATACCCGGAGATATTTTTAGTCCAATGAGTTTGGGGACAAACAATCTTATAAAACAAGGAGCAAAGCTTGTTTTAAATACAAATGATATTTTGGAAGAATATGGTATTAACGTTATATCTGAAGAAAAAAAAATAAGCGTTAAGGCTAATATAAGTACAGCAAAATCTGAAGAATTTAAAGATAGTTTTTTGGAAAATTTTACTTATGCTACATCTATTGATGATTTAAGCGCAAAATTAAATTTGGATATTTTTACTTTGCAAGAAAAACTTTTTGACTTAGAATTGGAAGGCAAAGTAAAACAAAATTTAGCAGGATATTGGGAAAAACTATGA
- the gyrA gene encoding DNA gyrase subunit A, whose product MSSETQKKDKFLGAIVPLSIEKELKTSFLDYAMSVIISRALPDVRDGLKPVHRRILYAMHKLGLYNEKAYRKSATVVGEVMGNYHPHGDSAIYQSMVGLVQDFTKRYPLLDGQGNWGSIDGDNAAAMRYSEVRMAKIAKEILADIEKDTVLFMPNFDESKLEPTVLPSKIPNLLVNGSSGIAVGMATSIPPHNLGEVINAAMELLKNPNMSEDRLFELILAPDFPTGGLICGRSGIIKAYQTGHGKVILRGVIDVEGDEKDQKLVISQIPYQVNKSDLIKRIADLVKDHIIEGISNIRDESNKQGIRVVIDLKRGESANIILNQLYKHTALQSSISILLLALHNNKPTVFTLREMLEHFLVHRKEIVTRRTQFDLDKNKSREHLLHGLVIALSNIDAVVELIKKSKDAEIAIDLLNKKFQLTEAQGKAILDMKLQRLTGLEQEKIRIEIDELKVIIQKLELILSDPEELKRVIIEEFEIIKKTYSDPRKSVIQGAVDILDDADLISDEDVVVTLTQKGYIKRVILDTYSVQHRGGKGKKGMADLTDNEDIVQDLFVAKNHDELLFFTNLGRVYNLKVFQVPEGSRTSKGRAVVNLLPLTEGEKVVKLLSTREIDEKYLVMLTKKGVIKKTPGKAFAKIRSTGIRAVGLNENDELVFCGLSSGKDTIVIASKMGQGIRFNESEVRPMGRQAGGVRGIRVRPSDEVVGMEIVPATNEETHSLLFATENGYGKQVSVTDFRVAHRGGVGVRTIPTDKRNGSVIGLIQVSPEHNILLIDNNGKIIRLSPKEIRTMGRQAKGVRLVRLDTNQFLSTIAAFEESNDENSEKEAVAVKKIDTVVSSDESVTE is encoded by the coding sequence ATGTCTAGTGAAACCCAAAAAAAAGATAAATTTTTAGGAGCGATTGTACCGCTTTCAATTGAAAAAGAGCTAAAGACTTCTTTTTTGGATTATGCAATGTCGGTTATTATAAGTCGAGCATTGCCTGATGTTCGTGATGGCTTGAAACCGGTTCACAGAAGAATTCTTTATGCAATGCACAAGCTTGGTCTTTATAACGAAAAAGCATACAGAAAATCTGCAACTGTTGTTGGTGAAGTTATGGGTAATTACCATCCACATGGCGATTCTGCAATTTATCAATCTATGGTTGGCTTGGTTCAAGATTTTACAAAAAGATATCCTCTTTTAGACGGTCAGGGAAACTGGGGTTCTATTGACGGTGACAATGCAGCTGCTATGCGATATTCTGAAGTTCGAATGGCAAAAATAGCAAAAGAAATTTTGGCTGATATAGAAAAAGATACTGTGCTTTTTATGCCAAACTTTGATGAATCAAAATTAGAGCCAACCGTATTGCCAAGCAAGATTCCAAATTTATTGGTAAACGGTTCAAGTGGAATTGCTGTCGGTATGGCAACATCTATTCCTCCTCATAATTTGGGTGAAGTCATAAATGCTGCAATGGAACTGTTAAAAAATCCAAATATGTCTGAAGATAGGCTTTTTGAATTAATTCTTGCTCCGGATTTTCCAACAGGCGGATTAATTTGTGGTCGATCCGGAATTATAAAGGCATATCAAACAGGTCATGGAAAAGTAATTTTACGTGGTGTTATTGATGTTGAAGGTGACGAAAAAGATCAAAAATTGGTTATTTCCCAAATACCATATCAAGTAAATAAATCCGATTTAATTAAACGAATTGCCGATCTTGTAAAAGATCATATAATCGAAGGTATTTCAAATATAAGGGATGAATCCAATAAACAAGGTATCCGTGTTGTCATTGATTTAAAGCGTGGAGAGTCGGCCAATATTATATTAAATCAACTCTATAAACATACCGCACTTCAAAGTTCAATTTCAATATTATTATTGGCGTTGCATAATAATAAACCGACTGTATTTACTTTAAGAGAAATGTTAGAACACTTCTTGGTTCATAGAAAAGAAATTGTTACCAGAAGAACTCAATTTGATTTGGACAAAAATAAATCAAGAGAGCATCTTTTGCATGGGCTTGTTATAGCGCTTAGTAATATAGATGCTGTAGTGGAACTTATTAAAAAGTCTAAAGATGCTGAAATTGCAATTGATTTACTTAACAAAAAATTTCAATTAACAGAAGCTCAAGGAAAAGCAATTTTGGATATGAAGTTGCAAAGATTAACCGGGCTTGAGCAAGAAAAAATAAGAATAGAGATAGACGAACTTAAAGTAATAATACAAAAATTGGAACTTATCTTAAGTGATCCTGAAGAATTAAAACGTGTAATTATTGAAGAATTTGAAATTATTAAAAAAACATATTCGGATCCAAGAAAATCGGTTATTCAAGGAGCTGTTGATATTCTTGATGATGCTGATTTGATATCGGATGAAGATGTTGTTGTAACGTTAACTCAAAAGGGTTATATAAAGCGCGTTATTCTTGATACCTATTCAGTACAGCACCGTGGCGGTAAAGGCAAAAAGGGTATGGCAGATTTGACGGATAATGAAGATATAGTTCAAGATCTTTTTGTCGCTAAAAATCATGACGAATTATTATTCTTTACCAACTTAGGTAGAGTTTATAATTTAAAAGTCTTTCAAGTTCCTGAAGGTTCAAGAACTTCAAAAGGTAGGGCGGTTGTTAATTTGCTACCGTTAACTGAAGGTGAAAAAGTTGTAAAACTTTTGAGTACTCGAGAAATAGATGAAAAATACCTGGTTATGCTCACCAAAAAAGGTGTAATTAAAAAGACCCCGGGTAAAGCTTTTGCTAAAATAAGAAGTACCGGCATTAGAGCTGTTGGTCTAAATGAAAATGATGAGTTGGTATTTTGTGGATTGAGTTCCGGAAAAGATACAATCGTTATTGCATCCAAGATGGGCCAAGGTATCAGATTTAATGAATCTGAAGTCCGTCCAATGGGCAGACAAGCCGGTGGTGTTCGAGGTATTAGGGTAAGACCTTCAGACGAAGTTGTTGGAATGGAAATAGTTCCGGCTACAAATGAAGAAACGCATTCTTTACTATTTGCAACTGAAAATGGTTATGGAAAACAGGTAAGCGTAACTGATTTTAGGGTTGCTCATAGAGGTGGCGTTGGCGTAAGAACGATTCCAACCGATAAGCGAAATGGATCTGTAATAGGGCTTATTCAGGTTTCTCCTGAGCATAATATTTTGTTGATAGACAATAATGGAAAGATTATAAGACTTTCACCTAAAGAAATAAGAACAATGGGCCGACAAGCTAAAGGTGTAAGACTTGTAAGATTGGATACAAATCAATTTTTATCTACAATAGCAGCATTCGAAGAATCGAATGATGAGAATTCTGAAAAAGAAGCTGTAGCTGTAAAAAAAATTGATACAGTTGTTAGCTCAGATGAATCCGTAACAGAATAA
- a CDS encoding glycosyltransferase family 4 protein — MNNKPNILIICTFSVFGGIEMHVLAKYKTLLKNGYNIFIVIPKNSVLEQRFINENLPYYTFKKSFFLKAHRQPSLKRLIKQIIYDKNIEIIHCNRAKEIFLFNKKDFPNTKIILTRHAGSLIRKKYAQMFDAIISVNQEFINLAKNKYSNIKTVEIPPFFTDYESLNFKPSLNKTDFFKQEFNIELNDLPIITQVASLSNIKNHQIFFYAASELINNKKKLFNIVLCGDGYNKKYLLKLAKKLNIEKYVYFLGFTEKRIEVIYHSDIKILTSKNESRSIVIMEAALLKKPLIGPTRTGVEYTIKHKKTGLLFENNNVSDLTKQIETLLDNSRLRKKYGENAYNHVSNNFTSQKSLIKLEQLYKNINF, encoded by the coding sequence ATGAATAATAAGCCAAATATTTTAATAATTTGTACCTTTTCGGTTTTTGGCGGAATTGAAATGCATGTATTGGCCAAATATAAAACTTTATTAAAAAATGGCTATAACATTTTTATAGTAATTCCAAAAAATTCCGTGCTTGAACAAAGATTTATAAATGAAAATTTACCATATTACACATTTAAAAAGTCTTTTTTTCTAAAAGCGCACAGGCAACCAAGTCTTAAAAGATTAATAAAACAAATAATTTACGATAAAAATATTGAAATTATTCATTGCAATCGAGCCAAAGAAATATTTTTATTTAATAAAAAAGATTTTCCAAATACAAAAATTATATTGACCAGACATGCCGGCAGCTTAATTAGGAAAAAATATGCTCAAATGTTCGATGCAATAATATCTGTCAATCAAGAATTTATTAATCTGGCAAAAAATAAATATTCAAATATAAAAACAGTAGAAATACCACCATTTTTTACAGATTATGAATCATTAAATTTTAAACCAAGCTTAAACAAGACTGATTTTTTCAAACAAGAATTTAATATAGAACTTAATGATTTACCAATAATCACACAGGTAGCATCACTTTCCAATATTAAAAATCACCAAATATTTTTTTATGCTGCAAGTGAACTCATAAATAATAAAAAAAAATTATTCAACATAGTTTTATGTGGAGACGGGTATAACAAAAAATATCTTTTAAAATTGGCTAAAAAATTAAATATAGAAAAATATGTTTATTTTTTAGGCTTTACGGAAAAAAGAATAGAAGTAATTTATCATTCCGATATAAAGATTTTAACCAGTAAAAATGAAAGTAGATCAATAGTTATAATGGAAGCTGCATTACTTAAAAAACCATTAATAGGTCCCACAAGAACTGGCGTTGAATATACTATAAAACACAAAAAAACGGGTTTATTGTTCGAGAATAATAATGTTTCAGATCTTACAAAACAAATAGAAACACTTTTAGATAATTCTCGATTGAGAAAAAAATATGGTGAAAATGCCTATAACCATGTAAGCAATAACTTTACATCACAAAAATCACTTATTAAACTTGAACAATTATATAAAAATATAAATTTTTGA